A single Glycine soja cultivar W05 chromosome 14, ASM419377v2, whole genome shotgun sequence DNA region contains:
- the LOC114384353 gene encoding exocyst complex component SEC3A-like isoform X1, whose amino-acid sequence MPQPNVHALLESEPLMDEVLQGLDAATSCVEDMDEWLSIFNVKLRHMREDIASIETRNNNLEMQSVNNKSLIEELDKLLERLRVPSEYATNLTGGSFDEARMLQNVEACEWLTSALRGLGVPNLDPSYANMRTVKEKRAELEKLKSTFVRRASEFLRNYFASLVDLMISDKSYFSQRGQLKRPDHADLRYKCRTYARLLQHLKSLDKNCLGPLRKAYCSSLNLLLRREVCCTSCWFYLFLNCLAFLL is encoded by the exons atgccACAGCCAAATGTGCATGCTCTTTTAGAAAGTGAACCTTTGATGGATGAG GTGTTGCAAGGGCTTGATGCTGCAACCAGTTGTGTGGAAGATATGGATGAATGGTTAAGCATATTCAATGTAAAACTCCGGCACATGAGGGAGGATATTGCATCA ATAGAAACCCGCAATAACAACCTGGAAATGCAATCAGTAAATAACAAATCTCTCATTGAAGAGCTTGATAAGCTTCTTGAGCGATTGCGTGTCCCTTCTGAG TATGCCACAAATTTGACTGGAGGTTCATTTGATGAAGCTCGAATGCTTCAAAATGTAGAAGCATGTGAATGGTTGACCAGTGCCTTGCGTGGTCTTGGAGTGCCTAATCTAGATCCTAGTTATGCAAACATGAGAACT GTTAAAGAGAAGCGTGCAGaacttgaaaaattaaaatctactTTTGTCAGGAGAGCCTCTGAATTCTTGAGAAATTATTTTGCTAGTTTGGTGGACCTCATGATAAGTGATAAAAGTTACTTTTCTCAG CGGGGGCAGTTAAAGAGGCCTGATCATGCTGACCTGCGGTACAAGTGCAGGACATATGCACGTCTTCTGCAACATTTGAAG AGTCTTGACAAGAATTGTTTGGGTCCACTGAGAAAAGCTTATTGCAGTTCTCTGAACTTGCTTCTTCGCAGGGAGGTCTGTTGCACTTCATGTtggttttatttgtttcttaattGTCTGGCTTTCTTATTATGA
- the LOC114384353 gene encoding exocyst complex component SEC3A-like isoform X2, whose protein sequence is MDEWLSIFNVKLRHMREDIASIETRNNNLEMQSVNNKSLIEELDKLLERLRVPSEYATNLTGGSFDEARMLQNVEACEWLTSALRGLGVPNLDPSYANMRTVKEKRAELEKLKSTFVRRASEFLRNYFASLVDLMISDKSYFSQRGQLKRPDHADLRYKCRTYARLLQHLKSLDKNCLGPLRKAYCSSLNLLLRREVCCTSCWFYLFLNCLAFLL, encoded by the exons ATGGATGAATGGTTAAGCATATTCAATGTAAAACTCCGGCACATGAGGGAGGATATTGCATCA ATAGAAACCCGCAATAACAACCTGGAAATGCAATCAGTAAATAACAAATCTCTCATTGAAGAGCTTGATAAGCTTCTTGAGCGATTGCGTGTCCCTTCTGAG TATGCCACAAATTTGACTGGAGGTTCATTTGATGAAGCTCGAATGCTTCAAAATGTAGAAGCATGTGAATGGTTGACCAGTGCCTTGCGTGGTCTTGGAGTGCCTAATCTAGATCCTAGTTATGCAAACATGAGAACT GTTAAAGAGAAGCGTGCAGaacttgaaaaattaaaatctactTTTGTCAGGAGAGCCTCTGAATTCTTGAGAAATTATTTTGCTAGTTTGGTGGACCTCATGATAAGTGATAAAAGTTACTTTTCTCAG CGGGGGCAGTTAAAGAGGCCTGATCATGCTGACCTGCGGTACAAGTGCAGGACATATGCACGTCTTCTGCAACATTTGAAG AGTCTTGACAAGAATTGTTTGGGTCCACTGAGAAAAGCTTATTGCAGTTCTCTGAACTTGCTTCTTCGCAGGGAGGTCTGTTGCACTTCATGTtggttttatttgtttcttaattGTCTGGCTTTCTTATTATGA
- the LOC114383040 gene encoding pre-mRNA-splicing factor ISY1 homolog, translating into MARNEEKAQSMLNRFITMKAEEKKKPKERRPFLASECRDLSEADKWRQQIMREIGRKVAEIQNEGLGEHRLRDLNDEINKLIREKSHWERRIVELGGPNYSKHSAKMTDLDGNIVDVPNPGGRGPGYRYFGAAKKLPGVKELFEKPPELRRRRTRYDIYKRIDASYYGYRDEEDGVLARLEGPAEEAMRREAAEEWRRLDEVRREARKGVVSGEVAEVTAVAREVLKEDEEEVVEEERAREREEERERREFVVHVPLPDEKEIERRVLEKKKKDLLSRYASEGLVEEQTEAKDMLNIQR; encoded by the coding sequence ATGGCTCGTAACGAGGAGAAGGCCCAGTCGATGCTCAACCGCTTCATCACCATGAAGgcggaggagaagaagaagccgaAGGAGCGCCGCCCCTTCCTCGCCTCAGAGTGCCGCGACCTCTCGGAGGCCGACAAGTGGCGGCAGCAGATCATGCGGGAGATCGGCCGGAAAGTTGCCGAGATCCAGAACGAGGGTCTCGGCGAACACCGCCTCCGCGATCTCAACGACGAGATCAACAAGCTCATCCGCGAAAAATCCCACTGGGAACGCCGCATTGTGGAGCTCGGCGGGCCGAATTACTCGAAGCACTCCGCGAAGATGACGGACCTCGATGGAAACATCGTCGACGTCCCGAACCCGGGTGGCCGTGGCCCGGGATACCGCTACTTCGGGGCTGCCAAGAAGCTCCCCGGCGTCAAGGAGCTCTTCGAAAAACCCCCCGAGCTTCGAAGGCGGCGTACTCGATATGACATTTATAAGAGAATTGATGCGAGTTATTATGGTTACCGTGATGAGGAGGACGGTGTGTTGGCGCGGCTGGAGGGGCCGGCGGAGGAGGCGATGAGGCGGGAGGCGGCGGAGGAGTGGAGGAGGTTGGATGAGGTGAGGAGGGAGGCGAGGAAAGGGGTGGTGAGCGGGGAGGTGGCAGAGGTGACCGCGGTGGCGAGGGAGGTGCTGAAGGAGGATgaggaggaggtggtggaggaggagaggGCGAGGGAGAGAGAGGAGGAGAGGGAGAGGAGGGAGTTTGTGGTGCACGTGCCGCTGCCGGATGAGAAGGAGATTGAGAGGAGGGTgctggagaagaagaagaaggatctGTTGAGTAGGTACGCGAGTGAGGGGCTCGTGGAGGAGCAGACTGAGGCCAAGGACATGCTCAACATTCAGCGTTAG